One genomic region from Sphingobacterium sp. UGAL515B_05 encodes:
- a CDS encoding TonB-dependent receptor, with amino-acid sequence MIKIKNTSVSTNRWMYPAIPLSCLLLVSNLATQATPFTFAITNSKLSLAMQQTTIRGKVVDKDGKGIANVTVQIKGTNLATSTNASGSFEIKSQQNDATLVFTSIGYKSIETKAQAGSPLTITLENESKGLDEVVVVGFGTQKKENVTGSVSSIQMSEVVESRPVTSLSAGLAGQAPGLYVNQGSGRPGSDGGTLRVRGQGTLNNANPLVVIDGVIGDMNLINPQDVESISVLKDAASASIYGSRAANGVILITTKKGKSEQFKVIYNNYFSSQKPSNTIGMVSNYANYMELINEGYRNGDPNAKPIFSQEKIDLWRQDAGQDPLKYPNTDWVSDLFQNKISQNHNLSFTGGSDKIKFFGSYGLLNNPGIIEQATYKRHTGRINLEADVKPWLTLGANINGVVSKTDIGTNIIDDVFTFAAASTPGMVLRAPDGRFGSPNNPEDDPQSNNVLHRLYAQKGNINKNRFVSRFYGKLKPIEGLSIEGSYTYTYDDDFVYSQPVFNDRWNFLTNTIASAGTGRSSVTNESIKSYRYYMDGIAKYKNKLFEKLNYEVMVGASQEYFKDGWFAASKLDLVDPSLTVLNAATMDASASGNITDWAMRSFFGRINLSWDDKYLLEANLRTDGSSRFMSGKSRWGTFPSASFGWKVSSEDFYDIKWMPSLKFRASYGALGNNGTTDESFRKNANINNYEYQALYNPTNYVLNNQLYVGFAQTVLSNALLTWENTYILNAGLDFDLFNYKLGGSIDVFNKVTDNILINLPAPLVVGNATIPRTNAAKVRNNGVELNLTYRDKIGDNFKFNIGGNFTFIDNKVVKFKGNDKSIIAANLIQEGYAINTQYILLTDRILQTDADMQLVQQMIDNAPIDPNTNQKVNPFASYGTPKKGDLLYKDTNGDGVINDNDRVPVGHGTAPRMTYGFNMGFDYKGFDFSVFLQGNAGNKVVWTDGYYTPTVRWGYQINQEIADGRWTEGATDAKFPRLLPYTDTRNTKNSDFWLQNKAFIRVKNIQLGYTIPNDITKRIQVQNLRVFASLENFWTITKYKGFDPEISGTNYPTMKQAVFGVSLSF; translated from the coding sequence ATGATCAAGATCAAGAACACATCCGTTTCGACGAATCGTTGGATGTACCCGGCAATACCATTATCCTGCTTGTTGCTCGTATCCAATCTGGCAACACAAGCTACTCCCTTTACCTTCGCAATAACCAACAGCAAGCTTTCACTGGCCATGCAGCAGACAACCATTCGGGGTAAGGTTGTAGACAAAGATGGCAAAGGCATCGCCAATGTCACCGTTCAGATTAAAGGAACCAATCTAGCAACATCGACCAATGCAAGTGGTTCATTCGAAATCAAAAGTCAACAGAACGACGCAACATTGGTTTTCACGAGCATCGGTTATAAAAGTATCGAAACGAAGGCACAAGCTGGCAGCCCGCTTACGATTACCTTGGAGAATGAGTCCAAGGGACTCGACGAGGTTGTTGTTGTCGGTTTTGGTACACAGAAAAAAGAAAATGTAACCGGTTCGGTCTCTTCCATCCAGATGTCCGAGGTTGTGGAAAGCAGACCTGTAACCTCCTTGTCGGCCGGTCTAGCTGGACAGGCGCCGGGATTATATGTTAATCAGGGCTCAGGCAGACCGGGCAGTGATGGGGGAACACTACGTGTTCGTGGACAGGGAACGCTCAATAATGCCAATCCACTTGTCGTGATCGACGGTGTTATTGGCGACATGAACCTGATCAACCCGCAAGATGTTGAAAGCATATCGGTTTTAAAAGATGCTGCTTCAGCGTCAATTTATGGTTCAAGAGCCGCAAATGGCGTTATCCTCATTACAACGAAAAAGGGTAAATCGGAGCAGTTTAAAGTTATTTACAACAATTATTTCTCGAGTCAAAAACCATCCAATACTATTGGAATGGTTTCCAACTATGCCAACTATATGGAGCTGATCAATGAAGGTTATCGCAATGGCGATCCAAATGCTAAGCCCATATTTTCGCAGGAAAAAATCGACCTTTGGCGCCAGGACGCTGGACAGGACCCATTGAAATATCCCAATACGGACTGGGTTTCCGACCTTTTCCAGAACAAAATCAGCCAAAACCACAACCTTTCCTTTACCGGAGGTAGTGACAAAATCAAATTCTTTGGCTCCTATGGTCTCCTCAACAACCCTGGGATCATTGAACAGGCAACCTATAAACGTCATACCGGGCGTATCAACCTTGAAGCTGATGTAAAACCCTGGTTAACGTTGGGAGCCAATATCAATGGTGTCGTTTCCAAAACAGATATTGGTACCAACATCATCGATGATGTCTTTACTTTTGCCGCAGCAAGTACTCCGGGCATGGTACTGCGTGCGCCAGATGGAAGATTTGGTTCGCCAAACAATCCGGAAGATGACCCGCAGTCTAACAACGTGCTACATCGCCTTTATGCGCAGAAAGGTAACATCAACAAAAACCGCTTCGTGTCGCGCTTCTACGGAAAACTGAAACCCATCGAGGGACTTTCCATCGAAGGATCATACACCTATACCTATGACGATGATTTCGTGTACTCTCAACCCGTGTTCAATGACCGTTGGAACTTTTTGACAAATACAATTGCCTCAGCGGGTACAGGCCGTTCGTCGGTAACCAACGAATCGATCAAATCCTACCGCTATTACATGGATGGAATTGCCAAATACAAAAACAAGCTCTTTGAGAAACTGAACTATGAAGTCATGGTAGGTGCCAGCCAGGAGTATTTTAAAGATGGCTGGTTTGCGGCATCCAAACTCGATCTTGTAGATCCGTCCCTGACCGTTCTGAATGCGGCGACTATGGATGCCTCAGCTTCCGGCAATATCACCGATTGGGCTATGCGTTCATTTTTTGGTCGAATCAACCTATCCTGGGATGACAAATATTTGTTGGAAGCCAATCTACGGACGGACGGTTCATCACGCTTTATGAGCGGAAAAAGTAGATGGGGTACTTTTCCTTCAGCTTCCTTTGGCTGGAAAGTTTCCTCAGAAGACTTTTATGACATCAAATGGATGCCTAGCCTGAAATTCCGTGCATCGTATGGCGCCTTGGGTAACAATGGAACAACCGATGAGTCTTTCCGCAAAAACGCCAACATTAACAATTATGAATATCAAGCGCTTTATAATCCGACAAACTATGTGTTAAACAACCAGCTATATGTAGGTTTTGCACAGACCGTATTGAGTAATGCGCTTCTGACTTGGGAAAACACATATATCCTGAATGCTGGTTTAGATTTTGACCTTTTCAATTACAAACTAGGGGGCTCGATCGATGTCTTCAACAAAGTAACAGACAACATCTTAATCAACCTACCCGCTCCTCTGGTTGTCGGAAATGCGACAATACCACGCACCAATGCAGCGAAAGTACGTAATAATGGTGTCGAGCTGAATTTGACTTACCGCGATAAAATTGGCGATAATTTTAAATTCAACATTGGCGGCAACTTTACTTTCATTGACAATAAAGTGGTCAAGTTCAAAGGCAACGACAAGTCTATCATTGCTGCTAATTTGATACAGGAAGGTTACGCCATCAATACCCAATATATCCTGTTGACCGATCGTATATTACAGACGGATGCTGATATGCAGCTCGTGCAACAGATGATCGATAATGCGCCAATCGATCCGAATACCAATCAAAAAGTCAATCCATTCGCATCCTATGGTACACCTAAAAAAGGAGATCTCTTGTATAAAGACACCAATGGCGACGGCGTCATCAACGACAATGACCGGGTACCGGTAGGTCATGGTACAGCGCCACGGATGACCTATGGCTTTAACATGGGATTCGATTATAAAGGATTTGATTTCTCGGTCTTCTTGCAAGGTAATGCAGGCAACAAAGTCGTCTGGACGGATGGTTATTACACACCTACTGTTCGCTGGGGCTATCAAATCAATCAGGAAATTGCTGATGGCCGATGGACAGAAGGTGCAACAGATGCAAAATTTCCGCGATTGTTGCCTTATACCGATACAAGAAACACCAAAAACAGTGATTTCTGGTTACAGAACAAGGCATTTATCCGCGTAAAAAATATCCAGCTGGGCTATACAATTCCGAACGATATCACCAAGCGGATACAGGTGCAAAATCTACGCGTATTTGCATCACTGGAAAATTTCTGGACCATTACCAAATATAAAGGTTTCGATCCGGAGATCAGCGGTACCAACTATCCAACAATGAAACAGGCCGTTTTTGGTGTTAGTTTATCCTTTTAA
- a CDS encoding RagB/SusD family nutrient uptake outer membrane protein, which produces MKKISLLIAGCIALSSCYKLDTNPYSQVSASTFWQNEDQALAGVLGCYNDLKKEATFGLQFSYDGLTDIGLGYDPPGLGEVISGTFTDRSPIIVDRWQAGYDLIQRCNHAIAHIQPMTIDKAKQEGFIAEAKFLRALMYFQLTNLYGALPIYDETVDLNKDFADLKNSRSSVEDVNKFILNDLNYAIEKLPVSYDAKYYGRVTKGAAYALRGKVALYNKDWAGAIRDFEEIVYNKTNTYGYSLNTSYSALFTMDGDQSPEMIFAIQNMGGTGFPYGMPMAFYMGTRSTFGSDWNNCMPSTRLADRYENRDGSPFNWNDYFPNYTTDNAVKKQAMESTQSGGTLTKVPDTAKLRQIYANRDPRMNQTLIVPYSHYLGWNANKERDMQLILATGVNENFGQIRNNRGWYTYLWRKFVPEGNLKGAITDRAHTPINFPIIRLGDVLLMLSEAYNESNQLDKAITELNKVRTRSKMPALNSGSSFLVVGSKADMSKRIQHERAVELAGEGWRYFDLKRWNLLESVSKDYIEKSITGDNLVTRGYQSRHKLWPIPGQEIEMNPALLPQNQDW; this is translated from the coding sequence ATGAAAAAGATTTCACTACTCATAGCCGGATGCATTGCTTTATCATCTTGTTATAAGCTTGATACCAACCCCTACAGTCAGGTAAGTGCTAGCACATTCTGGCAGAATGAAGACCAGGCCTTAGCTGGCGTACTGGGCTGTTATAACGACTTAAAAAAAGAAGCCACCTTTGGCTTGCAATTTTCTTACGATGGACTTACCGATATTGGTCTGGGCTATGATCCTCCGGGTTTGGGCGAAGTGATCAGCGGTACTTTTACGGACCGTTCGCCCATTATTGTGGATAGATGGCAGGCAGGTTACGATCTTATCCAACGTTGTAATCATGCAATCGCGCATATCCAGCCCATGACCATAGACAAGGCCAAACAGGAGGGTTTTATTGCGGAAGCGAAGTTCTTACGTGCGCTCATGTACTTCCAGCTCACCAATCTATATGGCGCCTTGCCGATATACGATGAAACGGTCGACTTGAATAAAGATTTTGCTGATCTTAAAAATAGTCGGTCTTCGGTAGAAGATGTCAATAAGTTTATCCTCAATGACCTGAACTATGCGATTGAGAAATTGCCGGTAAGCTATGATGCAAAGTATTATGGCCGGGTCACCAAAGGAGCTGCGTATGCTTTGAGAGGGAAAGTAGCCCTTTACAATAAAGATTGGGCTGGAGCAATCCGGGATTTTGAAGAGATTGTTTACAACAAGACCAACACGTATGGCTATAGTTTAAACACAAGCTACTCGGCCTTATTCACCATGGATGGCGATCAATCGCCGGAGATGATTTTTGCCATTCAGAATATGGGTGGTACCGGATTCCCTTATGGTATGCCGATGGCCTTCTATATGGGAACGCGCTCAACCTTTGGTAGTGACTGGAACAACTGTATGCCGAGCACACGTCTTGCTGATCGCTACGAAAACCGCGATGGCAGTCCATTCAACTGGAATGATTATTTCCCCAACTATACAACCGATAATGCGGTCAAAAAACAGGCGATGGAGTCTACGCAATCTGGCGGAACGCTTACCAAAGTACCAGATACAGCAAAACTACGTCAGATCTATGCCAATCGCGATCCTCGGATGAATCAAACCTTGATCGTACCTTATTCGCATTATTTAGGATGGAATGCCAACAAAGAAAGAGATATGCAGCTGATATTGGCAACCGGTGTAAACGAAAACTTTGGTCAGATCCGCAACAATCGGGGCTGGTACACCTATCTATGGCGAAAATTTGTTCCTGAAGGGAACCTAAAAGGCGCCATTACCGATCGTGCACATACACCGATCAATTTCCCTATCATACGTTTGGGCGATGTACTGTTGATGCTTTCCGAAGCGTACAACGAGTCCAATCAATTGGACAAAGCGATTACTGAGCTTAACAAAGTGCGTACACGCTCTAAAATGCCGGCACTAAATAGTGGCAGTTCATTTTTAGTTGTCGGTAGCAAAGCGGATATGAGCAAACGTATTCAGCACGAACGCGCCGTAGAACTAGCAGGTGAAGGATGGCGTTATTTTGATCTTAAGCGCTGGAACCTTTTGGAAAGCGTCTCCAAAGACTACATCGAAAAAAGTATTACCGGAGACAATCTCGTAACCCGGGGTTACCAAAGCCGTCATAAGCTTTGGCCAATACCAGGGCAAGAGATTGAAATGAACCCGGCATTACTACCACAAAATCAAGATTGGTAA
- a CDS encoding heparinase II/III family protein, which produces MRIYLILLFFLSSFSFQRLLGKDLNLLTGAFKQENLKASLGKDKSWVPYPAYSDRLAWDKLMAPFKERIIEKGNEALNYQWQVVKATDYLEYERSGNRSIMEKPMNENCTALTNLLLAELAEGQGRFVDQILNGSWQLTEMATWSLSAHLGAFQSSKRSLPQQRIQVVDLMAGDVGSLLSWVHYFFSDTFNTINPEISTRLKQQIQQRIIQPYLDRNDMWWQAFELKETQVVNNWNPWCNFNVLTALLLVEDNPDIQLAGIYKTMSSVDRFINYVKTDGACEEGPSYWGHAAGKLYDYLKILALATKGKINIFDKPVIRDMGEYIAQSYIGGDKWVVNFADASAKGGGDPLLIYRYGQDVNSSEMMQFARYMENTGDKTANFKPSRDIFRAFEDLRCYPQLERVTAALPQNNAKWYPETQFIYLKKGPFFFAAKGGFNNESHNHNDVGSFILYEDQQPLFIDAGVGTYTKKTFSDDRYSIWTMQSAYHNVPMINGADQSFGKEYKAENVAFLPAQNRFQLDIGKAYPKSANVEHWNRSYTLVQNGLDIQDEFKITGPKQANIIHFLVAQEPKIGKGEIRLNNGHATLYFDTGQFTASYDVIPQDDSRLSQVWGKELYRIKLTAKSIKSAGKYTFTIRKEAIK; this is translated from the coding sequence ATGAGAATTTATTTAATCTTACTATTTTTCCTTAGCAGTTTTTCTTTCCAAAGACTGCTAGGGAAAGATTTGAACCTGCTAACAGGAGCTTTTAAACAGGAGAACCTGAAAGCCAGCTTAGGTAAGGACAAATCTTGGGTTCCCTACCCGGCTTATTCCGACCGTTTAGCCTGGGATAAGCTGATGGCTCCCTTTAAAGAGCGTATTATAGAAAAGGGAAACGAGGCCCTGAACTACCAATGGCAGGTCGTCAAAGCAACCGACTACCTTGAATATGAGCGTTCAGGCAACCGCAGCATAATGGAAAAGCCAATGAACGAAAATTGTACTGCGCTGACCAACCTACTGTTGGCGGAGCTTGCAGAAGGACAGGGGCGCTTTGTTGACCAAATCCTAAACGGCAGTTGGCAATTGACGGAAATGGCAACATGGTCTCTCTCGGCACACCTGGGGGCCTTTCAGTCCAGTAAGCGATCATTGCCGCAACAGCGCATACAAGTAGTCGATCTGATGGCCGGTGATGTAGGCTCGCTGCTCTCCTGGGTTCATTATTTCTTCAGCGATACATTCAATACAATAAACCCCGAAATCAGTACCCGTCTAAAACAACAGATCCAACAACGCATTATACAGCCCTATTTGGATCGTAACGACATGTGGTGGCAGGCATTTGAACTCAAGGAAACACAGGTCGTCAATAACTGGAATCCATGGTGTAACTTTAATGTTCTTACGGCCTTGCTTTTGGTTGAGGACAATCCCGATATACAACTGGCGGGAATTTATAAGACAATGTCTTCCGTGGATCGCTTTATCAATTATGTCAAAACAGACGGTGCCTGCGAAGAGGGTCCCTCCTATTGGGGCCATGCTGCGGGCAAACTGTACGATTATCTAAAAATACTTGCGCTGGCCACCAAGGGCAAGATCAATATTTTTGATAAACCTGTAATTCGCGATATGGGTGAGTACATTGCACAATCCTATATTGGCGGAGATAAATGGGTCGTTAATTTTGCCGATGCTTCGGCAAAAGGTGGCGGCGATCCACTATTGATCTACCGTTATGGACAGGATGTCAATAGTAGCGAGATGATGCAATTTGCCCGATATATGGAAAATACCGGCGACAAAACTGCAAATTTCAAACCTTCAAGGGATATTTTTCGCGCCTTCGAAGACCTGAGATGCTATCCACAACTAGAGCGTGTTACCGCTGCACTCCCTCAAAATAATGCGAAGTGGTATCCGGAAACACAATTTATATACCTAAAAAAGGGTCCGTTTTTCTTCGCTGCCAAAGGTGGTTTCAATAATGAAAGTCACAACCATAACGATGTCGGGAGTTTTATCTTATACGAGGATCAACAACCACTGTTCATTGACGCCGGTGTCGGCACCTATACCAAAAAGACCTTTAGCGATGACAGATACAGTATCTGGACGATGCAGAGTGCTTACCATAATGTTCCGATGATCAATGGAGCCGACCAATCTTTTGGAAAGGAATATAAAGCTGAAAATGTAGCATTTCTGCCTGCACAAAATAGATTCCAACTTGATATTGGAAAAGCATATCCGAAGTCGGCGAATGTTGAACACTGGAATAGAAGTTACACCCTCGTACAAAATGGGCTGGACATTCAGGATGAGTTTAAAATCACAGGTCCTAAGCAGGCCAATATCATCCATTTTCTGGTTGCTCAGGAACCAAAAATTGGCAAAGGAGAAATCCGCCTCAATAATGGGCATGCAACCTTGTACTTTGATACCGGACAGTTCACAGCGAGCTACGATGTCATTCCTCAGGACGACTCCCGTTTGAGTCAGGTATGGGGTAAGGAACTCTATCGTATCAAACTCACCGCTAAAAGCATCAAATCCGCTGGAAAATACACCTTCACGATTCGCAAAGAGGCT